The nucleotide window CCCTTGAACGCGGTGTGACGCAGCGGGTGCACGCGCTCGAAGCCTTCCTCAACGACATCTACGACAAGATGACCGTGGTCAGTGACGGCGTCATACCCCGCCGCTTGATCACTTCCTCGGCGCACTTTCACCGGGAGGTTGCCGGTTTCGATCCCGCCGGAGGGGTGCGCGTACATATCTCCGGAATTGACGTCGTGCGCGATGCCGCGGGCACCTTCCGCGTCCTCGAGGACAACGTGAGGGTCCCCAGCGGGGTCAGCTACGTGCTGGAGAACCGTCGCGCCATGGCGAAGGGGCTTCCCGAGGCCTTCGGTCAGCAGCACGTCCGCCCAGTCGAGGAGTACCCGCGCCGCCTTCTTGCCGCCCTGCGAAAAACGGCACCGTCGGGCGCGGAGGATCCGACCGTCGTCGTGCTCACCCCGGGTGTGTTCAATTCCGCGTATTTCGAACACACTCTGCTCGCCGGGCTCATGGGCGTGGAGCTCGTCGAGGGACGGGACCTCATTTGCCGAGGCAACCGCGTGTACATGCGCACGACGGCCGGGGAACAGCGCGTCGACGTGATCTACAAGCGCATCGACGACGAATTCCTCGACCCCCTGCAGTTCCGCGCAGATTCAGTGCTCGGCTGTCCCGGGATCGTGAACGCTGCGCGCGCCGGCATGGTCACCATCGCGAACGCGGTAGGCAACGGCGTCGCCGATGACAAGCTCGTCTACACCTATGTGCCGGACCTGATCCGCTACTACCTCAACGAGGAACCGATCATCGCCAACGTTGACACGTTCCGGCTGGAGGAACCCGCTGCCCGGGAGGAAGTGCTCGACCGGTTGGATGAGCTGGTGGTGAAGCCCGTGGACGGATCGGGAGGCAAGGGCCTGGTGATCGGTCCCGATGCGACGGCGGACGAACTTGCGGCCCTCCGCGGCAGGATTCTTGCCGACCCGCGGGGCTGGATCGCGCAGCCCGTCCTCCAGCTCTCCACTGTGCCCACCATGTCCGGCGGCCAGTTCGGTCCCCGTCACGTCGACCTGCGTCCGTTCGCAGTCAACGACGGCGAGAACGTCTGGGTCCTTCCCGGCGGTCTGACCCGCGTGGCCATGAAGGAGGGCTCGCTGATCGTGAACTCCAGTCAGGGAGGCGGCTCGAAGGATACGTGGGTTGTCGACGGCCAGTCGGACAGCGCGCCTGTTCCTCCCGAAGCGGCGCCGTTGCGGGAACGGGTCAGCGTGTGGCCCGTGGAGACGGGTTGGCGGGACCGGCAGCCCGAGCAGCAACAGCAACAGCATCAACAGGACAGCGGCGAAGGAGAGGTGCAGGACAATGCTTAGCCGGATTGCGGAGTCTCTGTTCTGGATTGGCAGGTACGTCGAGCGGGCTGACGGCACCGCCCGGATCCTCGATGTTCACCTTGAGCGGCTGAACCAGATGCCGCGGCCCGTTCAGCGGGACGTTTCGCGCCAGTTGCTCGGGGTCATGGGCAACAAGCCCGAGTCTGATGACTTCGGCCTGCCCGAGCTCATCGAGGCGCTCGCCTTCGACCGCAGCAGCGCAACGTCCATCGCAGGGGCCCTCGGCGCTGCCCGAGAGAACGCTCGTCGAGCCAGGGAAACGGTATCCGGAAGCGTGTGGGAGGGGCTCAACACCACCTGGTACGGCCTTACGCAGCACCGGAAAGACGTAGTAGGGACCTACCGCTTCTGCCACTGGGTCATCGAACGCACCGCAATGGTGCGCGGTCTGTCGGACACCACCATGAGCCACGACGAAAGCTGGCAGTTCCTGGTGCTCGGCCGGAGCCTTGAACGGGCAGACATGACTGCCCGGATGCTCTCCACGCGTGACGTCCACGCGTCCGGCCTGTCGTGGGTGAACATGCTGCGCTGCGCCGGTGCGTACGAGTCGTTCCTCCGAACCCGTCGCGCATCCTTCGGCGAACAGCACGCGGCGCAGTTCCTGCTCCTGGACCGGCTGTTTCCGCGCTCGATCGTCTATGCCCTCAGCGACGCCGAGAAATGCCTGGCAAACCTGAACCCGGCCTACCAGCGCGTCGGCTTCATCAATGACGCCAGCAGAATCGTTGGCCAGGCCCGCACCTTCCTTGAATTCCACCAGACGGACGACCTCATGCTGGAACTGCCCGAGCACATGGAAAGAGTCCAGAAAGCGTGCGCACGCGCCTCCGACGCCGTCTCACGCACCTACTTCTCGCAGGCAGATGAGCTGTCCTGGGTTGGGGAGGTCTCATGACCCGCTTGCTGATTGAACACCGCACCGGCTACGACTATCTGCGCCGTGTGTCCCTGTCCTACAACGAAGCGCGTATGACACCGCTGACTGACTCCCAGCAGGTGGTGCTCGAATCCACCGTCACCCTCAATCCGTCCGGTGCCTCGATGGCAACCTATCGTGACTACTGGGGAACCCGTGTGACCTCGTTCGATGTACACGTGCCCCACGACCGGCTGGAAGTATCTGCCCGGACCCTCGTGGAAGTCAGCCGCACCGAACGCATTCCCGCTCCGGAGGAAGTGGTGAGTTGGGAGGATCTGCGCTCTGATGACGTCGTGAACGATTACGCAGACTGGCTTCCGGACACGCACCTGACGCAGCCGGATGCCGAAATACGCTCGCTCGTCCGGGAGGTCGTCGACGGCGAGGACCCTCACACCGCCGCACACTCCGTTTTCGACTGGCTCAAGGGCGAAATGAAATACGTGCAGGGCGTGACCGGTGTGCAGTCCAATGCACGCGACGCCTGGTCCGAACGCCAGGGCGTCTGTCAGGACCTTGCTCACGTCGCAATCGGAGCGCTGCGGAGCCTCGGCATCCCGGCCCGATACATTTCGGGATACCTGCACCCGCGCAGGACGGCGGCAGTCGGCGAGGCAGTGGCCGGCCAGTCCCATGCCTGGGTCGAGTGGTGGGACGGCGAGTGGCGGGGGTGGGATCCGACGAACAGCGGCCCCGTCAGCGACTTCCATGTGTCGGTGGCGCGGGGCCGTGACTACCGCGATGTCTCGCCCCTGAAGGGAATCCTCTCGGGCGGCGGCGGGTCCTCACTCAACGTGACGGTTGAAATCACCCGCGTCGCCTGACGAAGGGCTGCGGGTCGAGCGGCCCGCCGCCCTTCGTCGGGCTGCACAATCTCCCGTTACCCCTCGACGACCTGTCCCTTGCTGAGGATAGTCAGTCCTGAGTCCGTGACGGTGAACCCACGGCTGATATCCAGCTCGCGGTCCACGCCGATCTTCGCCCCGGCGGGAATGCGGACGTTCTTGTCGATGATCGCCTTCCGGACGACCGCCCCTGAACCGATCGTGACGTGATCGAGCAGGACAGAGCCCGTCACGTCGGCGCCTTCGTCGACGAAAACATCCGTTGCCAGCACCGATCCCTGAACCGCGCCGCCGGAAATGACGACGCCGTTGGACACGATGGAGTCGTGGGCAACCCCCGAAACGCCGGTGGCACTGCGCACGAACTTGGCGGGCGGGGAGATGCTCTGCCGGGTGTAGATCGGCCACTCAAGGTTGTACAGGTTGAACAGCGGCAGCGGGGTAATGAGATCCATGTTCGCGTCGTAGTAGGAATCGAGGGTTCCTACGTCGCGCCAGTACTGGTTGTCCCGATCAGTGGAGCCGGGGATCTCGTTGGTGGTGAAGTCATACACCGCCGCGTCTCCGCGCTCCACGAAGTGCGGAATGATATCCCCGCCCATGTCATGTTTCGTGTTCAGGCGAGCGGCGTCGATTTCGAGCGCTTCGATCAGCGCATCCGTGTTGAAAACGTAATTGCCCATGGAGGCCAGGAAGCTGTCGGGGTCATCGGGAAGCCCCGGCGTGGTTGCGGGTTTCTCGACGAAGGCCGAAATTCGCCCAGGGTCGCTGGAATCGACCTCGATGACGCCGAACTGGTCGGCGAGGTGCAGCGGCTGCCGCACCGCCGCTACGCTGACTGACGCCCCGCTCTGCTGATGTGCGTGAACCATCTGCTCGAAGTCCATGCGATACACGTGGTCCGCCCCGATGACGACGACGATGTCCGGCCGCGCATCATGGATCAGGTTGAGGGACTGGTAGATGGCGTTGGCGCTGCCCAAGAACCAGCTCTTACCGCGCCGCTGCTGCGCGGGCACTGAGGCGATGTACTGCTGCAGTTGGGTGGACATGCGCCAGGTCTCGGAGATGTGCCGGTCGAGACTGTGCGACTTGTACTGAGTGAGCACCACGATCTGGAGGTAGCCGGAGTTGACCACATTCGATAGGGCGAAATCGATGAGCCGGTAACTGCCCGCGAACGGGACCGCAGGTTTGGCCCGGTCCGCCGTAAGCGGCATAAGCCGCTTACCCTCCCCGCCCGCCAGAACCACCGCGAGCACTTTTTTGACTGCCACGGGTAAACCCCTTCCGCTCGTCCTTGAGTATGACCTCGTTCGACTCACACTAGAGGACTCGCCCGGCCTGCACTACGTTGGAATTGTGCGAATAGACATTGTGACAAAAGAGTTTCCGCCCGAGATCTACGGCGGCGCAGGTGTGCACGTTGCCGAACTGGCCCGTGTGCTCGCCGGGCGCGTCGATTTGGCCGTGCACTGCTTCGGCTCAGAGCCCCCCGCTGACTATCACGGCGCCCGGGTGAGCACCTACGGCGTCCCTGACGGGCTGACCGAAGCGAACGCGGCGGTTCAGACACTGGGCACGGATCTGTCCATCCTGCAGGGCATCAGCGGCTCGGACCTCGTACACTCGCACACCTGGTACGCCAATATGGCCGGCCATCTCGCCTCGCTCCTGCACGGCATTCCGCACGTGCTCAGTGCACACAGCCTGGAGCCGCTGCGTCCGTGGAAGGCCGAGCAGCTCGGCGGCGGCTATGCGCTTTCGTCCTGGGTGGAGAAGACCGCTTATGAGGCTGCTGCGGCGGTCATTGCGGTTTCCGACGGCATGCGCCGGGACATCCTCCGCTGTTATCCGGAGGTTGATCCGGCCCGCGTGCAGGTTGTTCATAACGGTATTGACACTGAGGCGTGGACCGCAGATTCCAATGACGACGCCGTCCGTGCGTTGGGAATCGACCCCGACCGTCCCAGCGTGGTCTTCGTGGGCAGGAACACACGCCAAAAGGGTGTCCCCTACCTGCTGCGCGCCGCTGCGAAGCTGGCCGCCGACGTCCAAGTGGTTCTGTGCCTCGGAGCAGCGGATACGCCTGAGCTCGCAGCCGAGACCGCCCGCCTGATCGACGACCTGCGCGCGCAGCGTGGTTCGGTGATCCTGATCGAGCGGATGCTTCCGCGCCACGAGCTGGTACAGGTACTCAGCCACGCAACGGTCTTCGCCTGCCCCTCAATCTACGAGCCGCTCGGCATTGTGAACCTTGAGGCAATGGCGTGCGGCGCTGCGGTCGTAGCGAGTGCAACCGGCGGCATCCCCGAAGTGGTGGACGACGGCGTGACCGGGGTGCTCGTGCCCCTCGAGCAGGTTCAGGACGGAACGGGAACCCCGCTTGATCCCGAAGGGTTCGTGGATGACTTCGCCCAGGCACTCAACGCACTGGTTGCCGATCCGGAACGCGCCCGCGCCATGGGAGCGCGCGGACGCATCCGGGCAGAGGAGCACTTCTCCTGGGACTCCATTGCAGAGTCCACGCTGAGCGTTTACCGATCAGTTCTTTAGCTGGATCGATTTTTGCGCGCGATCAGGATCTTCTCATCCAAGGGCGCATCATCGCTGGCTCGCTGAAGACGCGCGTAGTCGCGGGATTCTTCCTGCCGCTCCCGCTCGGCTCCCGTCGCGATGGCCGCCCGCACATGCTCAGGGCCGTAACCGAAGGCGTCGACCAGATCGACAGCGTGCGGTCGCAGCTTCAGAAGCAGCCGGTTGATGTACGGACCAAGGGTTCGGGCGCGCTGCGCTGACAGCCGGCCGTTCATCAGGTACCAGCCGAGGTTTTCCTCGATGAGGCACAACCCGAACAGGTCGCGGAGCCAGGTGAGCACCTGTCGCGTCCCGGCATCCTCGGTCCGGGCGAGCGCCGCCGTGAACGCTTCCCATTGCAGAAGTTCGGCATGGGCGCGGGCCGCCTGAATCAGTTCCTGCTGATGCTGGTTGAAAATCTCGGCGGCCTTCGCCTGCGGAAGTTTGCGCGCACCACGGAGGGCTCCGGCGAGCTCGCCGACCATGGTGTCCACACGGCCGCACAGCAGTTCGTGCTGCGTTCCCTCGTCCCTCAGCGCGATAGCGGATTTCCGCTCCGACCCGGTGTCGACGACCGTCTGCAGCACTCGCCGCAGGCCCGTCCGGTGAAGGGTCCGGTCTGCCGCCTGGGTTGCGACGAAACGGGCGAGGACCCCGAAATCGACTCCCTGGAACTCTTTGGCGTAATCCGCGAGGAGCCGCTTGGCCACGAGTTGAAGCAGCACATTGTTGTCACCCTCGAAAGTGGTGTACACATCGAGGTCTGCGCGCAGGGAGGTGTACCGGTTCTCGGTAAGGAACCCTGCCCCTCCGCTCGCTTCCCGGCACTCCTGCAGCGTGTCGAGTGCGTGCCAGGTGGATAACGGCTTCAACGCTGCCGCGAGGGTCTCCAGGTCCTGGCGGTCCTCGTCGGTGTCATGTTCGCCGGAGAACACGCCGTCGAACTTCGCCAGCAGTTCCTCATGTGCGAACGATGCTGCGTAGGTGGTTGCCAGGCGTGGGAAGAGCCGGCGCTGGTGAAGCTGGTAGTCGAGCAGTACTTCCTCGGACAGCTCGGAGGAAGTACTGAACTGGCGGCGCTCAACCGAATACTGAATCGCGGTTTTCATGGCCAGCTTGCAGGCTGCGACGGCGGCGCCGTCGAGGGAGACGCGACCCTGCACGAGCGTTCCAAGCATCGTGAAAAAGCGCCGGCCGGGGGATTCGATGGATGAGGTGTAGGTTCCGTCGGCTGCGACATTCCCATAGCGGTTGAGGAGGTTCGCGCGCGGAACCCGTACCTGCGTGAAGTGCAGGCGGCCGTTGTCGATACCGTTCA belongs to Arthrobacter tumbae and includes:
- a CDS encoding circularly permuted type 2 ATP-grasp protein; translated protein: MSELFEDYATVARRTAAYDEMFDDANQPRAEYRPVAAALDELNLADVTARADSMARTFLDRGVTFDFAGEERPFPLDIVPRVIAGSDWDSLERGVTQRVHALEAFLNDIYDKMTVVSDGVIPRRLITSSAHFHREVAGFDPAGGVRVHISGIDVVRDAAGTFRVLEDNVRVPSGVSYVLENRRAMAKGLPEAFGQQHVRPVEEYPRRLLAALRKTAPSGAEDPTVVVLTPGVFNSAYFEHTLLAGLMGVELVEGRDLICRGNRVYMRTTAGEQRVDVIYKRIDDEFLDPLQFRADSVLGCPGIVNAARAGMVTIANAVGNGVADDKLVYTYVPDLIRYYLNEEPIIANVDTFRLEEPAAREEVLDRLDELVVKPVDGSGGKGLVIGPDATADELAALRGRILADPRGWIAQPVLQLSTVPTMSGGQFGPRHVDLRPFAVNDGENVWVLPGGLTRVAMKEGSLIVNSSQGGGSKDTWVVDGQSDSAPVPPEAAPLRERVSVWPVETGWRDRQPEQQQQQHQQDSGEGEVQDNA
- a CDS encoding alpha-E domain-containing protein — encoded protein: MLSRIAESLFWIGRYVERADGTARILDVHLERLNQMPRPVQRDVSRQLLGVMGNKPESDDFGLPELIEALAFDRSSATSIAGALGAARENARRARETVSGSVWEGLNTTWYGLTQHRKDVVGTYRFCHWVIERTAMVRGLSDTTMSHDESWQFLVLGRSLERADMTARMLSTRDVHASGLSWVNMLRCAGAYESFLRTRRASFGEQHAAQFLLLDRLFPRSIVYALSDAEKCLANLNPAYQRVGFINDASRIVGQARTFLEFHQTDDLMLELPEHMERVQKACARASDAVSRTYFSQADELSWVGEVS
- a CDS encoding transglutaminase family protein, producing the protein MTRLLIEHRTGYDYLRRVSLSYNEARMTPLTDSQQVVLESTVTLNPSGASMATYRDYWGTRVTSFDVHVPHDRLEVSARTLVEVSRTERIPAPEEVVSWEDLRSDDVVNDYADWLPDTHLTQPDAEIRSLVREVVDGEDPHTAAHSVFDWLKGEMKYVQGVTGVQSNARDAWSERQGVCQDLAHVAIGALRSLGIPARYISGYLHPRRTAAVGEAVAGQSHAWVEWWDGEWRGWDPTNSGPVSDFHVSVARGRDYRDVSPLKGILSGGGGSSLNVTVEITRVA
- the glgC gene encoding glucose-1-phosphate adenylyltransferase, which translates into the protein MAVKKVLAVVLAGGEGKRLMPLTADRAKPAVPFAGSYRLIDFALSNVVNSGYLQIVVLTQYKSHSLDRHISETWRMSTQLQQYIASVPAQQRRGKSWFLGSANAIYQSLNLIHDARPDIVVVIGADHVYRMDFEQMVHAHQQSGASVSVAAVRQPLHLADQFGVIEVDSSDPGRISAFVEKPATTPGLPDDPDSFLASMGNYVFNTDALIEALEIDAARLNTKHDMGGDIIPHFVERGDAAVYDFTTNEIPGSTDRDNQYWRDVGTLDSYYDANMDLITPLPLFNLYNLEWPIYTRQSISPPAKFVRSATGVSGVAHDSIVSNGVVISGGAVQGSVLATDVFVDEGADVTGSVLLDHVTIGSGAVVRKAIIDKNVRIPAGAKIGVDRELDISRGFTVTDSGLTILSKGQVVEG
- the glgA gene encoding glycogen synthase: MRIDIVTKEFPPEIYGGAGVHVAELARVLAGRVDLAVHCFGSEPPADYHGARVSTYGVPDGLTEANAAVQTLGTDLSILQGISGSDLVHSHTWYANMAGHLASLLHGIPHVLSAHSLEPLRPWKAEQLGGGYALSSWVEKTAYEAAAAVIAVSDGMRRDILRCYPEVDPARVQVVHNGIDTEAWTADSNDDAVRALGIDPDRPSVVFVGRNTRQKGVPYLLRAAAKLAADVQVVLCLGAADTPELAAETARLIDDLRAQRGSVILIERMLPRHELVQVLSHATVFACPSIYEPLGIVNLEAMACGAAVVASATGGIPEVVDDGVTGVLVPLEQVQDGTGTPLDPEGFVDDFAQALNALVADPERARAMGARGRIRAEEHFSWDSIAESTLSVYRSVL
- a CDS encoding acyl-CoA dehydrogenase family protein; amino-acid sequence: MTQTATRPELSVPATLPIHDDDAAVVNVASLGEQLLGRWADSRRAARALAADPALHKAEGASSAEHRARCLDQLHLLVQNKAVHRAFPTALGGSDDHGGNVAGFEELVVADPSLQIKAGVQWGLFGAAVLHLGTEEHHHELLPGIMNMDIPGCFAMTETGHGSDVSSIATTATFNPESNEFILHTPFRAAWKDYIGNAASDGKAAVVFAQLITRGVNHGVHALYVPLRDEEGNFLEGIGGEDDGLKGGLNGIDNGRLHFTQVRVPRANLLNRYGNVAADGTYTSSIESPGRRFFTMLGTLVQGRVSLDGAAVAACKLAMKTAIQYSVERRQFSTSSELSEEVLLDYQLHQRRLFPRLATTYAASFAHEELLAKFDGVFSGEHDTDEDRQDLETLAAALKPLSTWHALDTLQECREASGGAGFLTENRYTSLRADLDVYTTFEGDNNVLLQLVAKRLLADYAKEFQGVDFGVLARFVATQAADRTLHRTGLRRVLQTVVDTGSERKSAIALRDEGTQHELLCGRVDTMVGELAGALRGARKLPQAKAAEIFNQHQQELIQAARAHAELLQWEAFTAALARTEDAGTRQVLTWLRDLFGLCLIEENLGWYLMNGRLSAQRARTLGPYINRLLLKLRPHAVDLVDAFGYGPEHVRAAIATGAERERQEESRDYARLQRASDDAPLDEKILIARKNRSS